From Demequina capsici, one genomic window encodes:
- a CDS encoding stage II sporulation protein M → MDLDSFMALREDRWRRLQELSRRSRPTGAEADELARLYQLTASDLAQVRSSAPDPALVSRLSVLLARARAAIAGSRAPAHREIARFFALSMPASLYRLRWWTLAMMGAFLVIGTATAVHYITHPELMSDLGTFDERQQYAQEAFATYYSDNPSTSFFARVWTNNSWVAAMCVLGGITGIIPIYVQLQNAVSVGVAASVMHEFGQLGMMFQLILPHGLLELTGVWIAGAAGLRLAWTALVPGPRPRLRALAEEGRSMFGAVLGVVVVLLCSGIIEGYVTGSPILPWWLKILIGVIAVSGYWTMVFTLGRRAALVGETGDVSQELREDIAPVAA, encoded by the coding sequence ATGGACCTGGACTCCTTCATGGCGCTGCGTGAGGATCGGTGGAGAAGGCTCCAGGAGCTGTCCCGCCGCTCCCGGCCCACCGGTGCAGAGGCAGACGAGCTGGCCCGGCTGTACCAGCTGACCGCGTCCGACCTCGCGCAGGTGAGGTCCTCTGCACCGGATCCGGCTCTCGTGTCCCGGCTGTCGGTGCTGCTGGCGAGGGCTCGGGCGGCGATCGCCGGTTCGCGCGCGCCCGCGCACCGGGAGATCGCACGGTTCTTCGCGCTGTCCATGCCGGCGTCGCTCTACCGGCTGCGCTGGTGGACGCTCGCGATGATGGGCGCGTTCCTGGTGATCGGCACCGCGACCGCGGTTCACTACATCACCCATCCCGAGCTGATGAGCGACCTGGGCACGTTCGACGAACGGCAGCAGTACGCGCAGGAGGCTTTCGCCACCTACTACTCCGACAACCCGTCCACGTCCTTCTTCGCGCGTGTCTGGACCAACAACTCGTGGGTGGCTGCGATGTGCGTGCTCGGCGGCATCACGGGCATCATCCCGATCTACGTTCAGCTTCAGAACGCCGTGTCCGTCGGTGTCGCGGCGTCCGTGATGCACGAGTTCGGGCAGCTCGGGATGATGTTCCAGCTGATCCTGCCGCACGGGCTGCTGGAGCTCACCGGCGTGTGGATCGCGGGAGCCGCGGGCCTGCGGCTCGCGTGGACGGCGCTGGTGCCGGGCCCCAGGCCGCGGCTGCGCGCGCTTGCGGAGGAGGGCCGCTCCATGTTCGGCGCGGTGCTGGGCGTCGTGGTCGTGCTCCTGTGCTCCGGCATCATCGAGGGCTACGTCACCGGCTCGCCGATCCTGCCGTGGTGGCTCAAGATCCTCATCGGCGTGATCGCCGTGTCCGGGTACTGGACCATGGTGTTCACGCTCGGACGCCGAGCGGCACTGGTGGGGGAGACTGGCGACGTCTCGCAGGAGCTGCGCGAGGACATCGCTCCGGTCGCGGCGTAA
- a CDS encoding RDD family protein → MDDDVTTIGEGVVLETAAASVGLRAAGAMLDAVVLVAVYIGSFIGLTFLTPDSLDLAAMSALVLVHLVAVFVGIPVALETATRGRSVGKYATGVRIVRDDGGPIGFRQALVRGLVGVLDLWLTAGGLALITAFVARRGKRLGDILAGTYALKERAAKSPHRPLEMPPELAGWASTADVRRLPDGLALAARQFLSRVPQLNPVSRQTWGVEFADQLAPYVSPAAPAGTHPEHLIEAALTLRRDREHARAVERERADAAVSAQVQRLPHGIPEVS, encoded by the coding sequence GTGGACGACGACGTGACGACCATCGGCGAGGGCGTGGTGCTGGAGACCGCCGCCGCAAGCGTGGGTCTGCGGGCGGCGGGCGCGATGCTCGACGCCGTGGTGCTGGTGGCCGTGTACATCGGCTCGTTCATCGGCCTGACGTTCCTCACGCCCGACAGCCTCGACCTGGCCGCGATGAGCGCCCTGGTGCTGGTGCACCTGGTGGCGGTGTTCGTCGGCATCCCAGTCGCGCTCGAGACGGCGACGCGCGGCCGTTCGGTCGGCAAGTACGCGACCGGGGTGCGGATCGTGCGGGACGACGGCGGGCCGATCGGCTTCCGCCAGGCGTTGGTGAGGGGGCTGGTCGGGGTGCTCGACCTGTGGCTCACCGCTGGTGGCCTGGCGCTCATCACGGCGTTCGTGGCTCGCCGCGGCAAGCGGCTGGGCGACATCCTGGCGGGCACATATGCGCTGAAGGAGCGTGCCGCCAAGTCACCGCACCGGCCCCTGGAGATGCCGCCGGAGCTCGCGGGGTGGGCCTCGACGGCCGACGTCAGGCGCCTCCCGGACGGGCTGGCGCTCGCGGCGCGGCAGTTCCTGTCACGCGTACCCCAGCTCAACCCGGTGTCGCGGCAGACGTGGGGCGTGGAGTTCGCCGACCAGCTCGCGCCGTACGTCTCCCCTGCCGCACCCGCCGGCACGCATCCGGAGCACCTCATCGAGGCGGCGCTGACCCTCCGCAGGGACCGCGAGCATGCGCGGGCGGTCGAGCGGGAGCGCGCGGACGCCGCGGTGTCGGCACAGGTGCAACGGCTCCCGCACGGGATCCCTGAGGTCTCCTGA
- a CDS encoding sensor histidine kinase, whose translation MASLGVDARGPVRERTFWYVMLLAVAFVMGWGAVQLAARGDDVSPWWPAAGFAVLAVLMSSRRLVPVAAVGVWAVTAFSNIVAGRPVDLSIAYGAANAAEAMIVALILMPTDRFPRIAGVRDVNRLVIATISGAATVSAVVGVSVALLGAESPVATAGAVFASHGSAVLAIVPLGLAWNDQTTVRGRAARWLQPLALAVVLTGVFLPGTHLPLSFLPMPVLLWGAYVFPLRGVALQLMATAAVATTLTLFDGGPFAGAGWTSLQTSWAVQSFLVIYAGTVLYFAAARREMVTVAEDLQVREQLLRGGLVDSQIGMLILEEDRGGEPRIRNANRRARELLGPEVEAPREGAEPLPLVAETRGIRALRAAIARAKDHPHGESVTEVELDSEVRVEILVTRVAREGGRAFLTVQVLDVSERVHAAQALAHALADERTAASQLREVARQKDEFVSAVSHELRTPITSIVGFAELLEDDAVLDAEAQSHLAVITRNANRLGTLVEDLLALGVGSKETAKPCDIAQAVRGVLEDLGPNASERGVALREHLAFGLEVMIAPSDLVRVLANLIGNAVKFTPAGGEVVVAAKFDARTITLEVVDNGPGIHPEDLDRVFERFYRGKGAAEGSVPGVGLGLALVKQLVERAGGTVALGSDGRSGTVARVTLPRVLAQADWPDGIPLLEP comes from the coding sequence ATGGCGTCGCTCGGGGTCGACGCGCGCGGGCCAGTGCGCGAACGGACCTTCTGGTACGTGATGCTGCTGGCCGTCGCCTTCGTGATGGGTTGGGGTGCCGTGCAGCTCGCCGCACGCGGCGATGACGTCTCCCCGTGGTGGCCCGCGGCCGGATTCGCGGTGCTGGCGGTCCTGATGTCCTCCAGAAGGCTCGTGCCCGTCGCGGCGGTGGGCGTGTGGGCAGTCACCGCATTCTCGAACATCGTCGCCGGCAGGCCGGTCGACCTGTCGATCGCGTACGGTGCGGCGAACGCCGCCGAGGCGATGATCGTCGCGCTGATCCTGATGCCGACCGACCGATTCCCCCGCATCGCAGGCGTGCGTGACGTCAACCGGTTGGTGATCGCGACCATCTCGGGCGCGGCGACGGTCTCTGCCGTCGTCGGAGTGTCGGTGGCGCTGCTCGGTGCCGAGAGCCCCGTGGCGACCGCGGGTGCAGTGTTCGCCAGTCATGGATCCGCTGTGCTGGCGATCGTGCCGCTGGGGCTCGCGTGGAACGATCAGACGACCGTCAGGGGAAGGGCGGCCAGGTGGCTCCAGCCCCTGGCGCTCGCCGTGGTGCTGACCGGCGTGTTCCTTCCGGGGACGCACCTGCCGCTGTCCTTCCTGCCGATGCCGGTCCTGCTCTGGGGCGCGTACGTGTTCCCGCTGCGCGGCGTCGCCCTGCAGCTCATGGCCACCGCCGCCGTCGCCACGACCCTGACTCTCTTCGACGGCGGCCCCTTCGCGGGCGCGGGATGGACGTCCCTGCAGACCTCGTGGGCCGTGCAGAGCTTCCTGGTGATCTACGCCGGCACCGTCCTGTACTTCGCGGCGGCCAGGCGCGAGATGGTGACCGTCGCGGAGGACCTCCAGGTGCGCGAGCAGCTGCTGCGAGGCGGCCTCGTCGACTCGCAGATCGGCATGCTGATCCTCGAGGAGGACCGTGGCGGCGAGCCCAGGATCCGCAATGCGAACCGCCGGGCGCGAGAGCTCCTCGGCCCCGAGGTGGAGGCACCGCGCGAGGGCGCCGAGCCCTTGCCGCTCGTGGCGGAGACCCGCGGGATCCGGGCGCTTCGCGCGGCGATCGCGCGCGCCAAGGACCACCCCCACGGCGAGAGCGTCACCGAGGTCGAGCTCGACTCCGAGGTGCGGGTGGAGATCCTCGTCACCCGCGTGGCGCGCGAGGGAGGGCGCGCGTTCCTCACCGTCCAGGTGCTGGACGTCTCCGAGCGCGTCCATGCCGCCCAGGCGCTCGCTCATGCGCTCGCGGACGAGCGCACCGCGGCGTCCCAGCTGCGTGAGGTCGCACGTCAGAAGGACGAGTTCGTGTCGGCCGTGAGCCACGAGCTGCGCACCCCGATCACGAGCATCGTCGGCTTCGCTGAGCTGCTGGAGGATGATGCGGTCCTCGATGCCGAGGCGCAGTCCCACCTGGCGGTCATCACCCGGAACGCGAACCGGCTGGGCACCCTCGTCGAGGATCTGCTGGCGCTCGGCGTGGGCAGCAAGGAGACCGCCAAGCCCTGCGACATCGCCCAGGCCGTGCGTGGCGTGCTCGAGGACCTGGGGCCGAACGCCTCTGAGCGGGGCGTGGCGCTGAGGGAGCACCTCGCCTTCGGGCTGGAGGTGATGATCGCGCCGAGCGATCTGGTGCGTGTGCTCGCCAACCTCATCGGCAACGCGGTGAAGTTCACGCCTGCCGGAGGCGAGGTGGTGGTCGCCGCGAAGTTCGACGCCCGGACGATCACGCTCGAGGTGGTGGACAACGGCCCTGGCATCCACCCTGAGGACCTGGACCGCGTGTTCGAGCGCTTCTACCGCGGAAAGGGCGCCGCCGAGGGCTCCGTTCCCGGGGTCGGGCTGGGGCTGGCGCTCGTCAAGCAGCTGGTCGAGCGCGCGGGAGGCACCGTCGCTCTCGGATCCGACGGCCGTTCGGGAACGGTCGCGCGAGTCACCCTGCCGCGCGTGCTCGCGCAGGCGGACTGGCCCGACGGCATCCCGCTGCTGGAGCCGTAG
- a CDS encoding response regulator transcription factor, with protein sequence MALRRTTGNPPRTWEENLMASILIVDDDPDIALLLEHKLRAGGHQVTVAVDGVAGLEAIQASRPDLVVLDWMMPRMNGLDVCAQVRADPRIATTRILMLTAKAQAQDLERVYTSGADDYMQKPFSPRDLAARVDQLLAH encoded by the coding sequence ATGGCACTGCGCCGCACGACCGGCAACCCGCCGCGAACCTGGGAGGAGAACCTCATGGCGTCGATCCTGATCGTCGACGACGACCCGGACATCGCGCTGCTGCTGGAGCACAAGCTCCGCGCGGGCGGACACCAGGTGACCGTCGCGGTCGACGGCGTGGCGGGGCTCGAGGCCATCCAGGCTTCCAGGCCCGACCTGGTCGTCCTCGACTGGATGATGCCTCGGATGAACGGCCTCGACGTGTGCGCGCAGGTCCGCGCGGATCCACGCATCGCGACCACCCGCATCCTCATGCTCACCGCCAAGGCCCAGGCGCAGGACCTGGAGCGCGTGTACACCTCAGGCGCGGACGACTACATGCAGAAGCCGTTCTCGCCGCGCGACCTCGCCGCTCGCGTCGACCAGCTGCTGGCGCACTGA
- a CDS encoding cation diffusion facilitator family transporter codes for MSTEGSTKAIVAALSANLGIGVTKFAAWALTGASSMLAEAIHSVADSGNQLLLLLGSRKARKEATPEHPFGYSRYRYYFAFLVAVVLFTLGGLFALYEAWHKLQHPEPIESWRWVPIVVLLIAICLEGMSFRTAMKESAKIRGNVGWAKFIQRSRSPEPPVILLEDFGALVGLAFALFGVSMTLITGNGLWDAAGTAMIGTLLVCIALVLARETREMLLGEAATPEDIAKIRQGLADAGYADVIHLRTMHLGPEDVLVTAKVAVAPGSTLETVAERTDDAERRIRAAVPAARLIFIEPDVRHASADDRAQ; via the coding sequence TTGTCGACAGAGGGCAGCACGAAGGCGATCGTCGCCGCGCTGAGCGCGAACCTGGGCATCGGCGTCACGAAGTTCGCCGCGTGGGCGCTCACGGGCGCCTCATCGATGCTCGCCGAGGCGATCCACTCGGTGGCCGACAGTGGCAACCAGCTGCTCCTGCTCCTGGGCAGCCGCAAGGCGCGCAAGGAGGCCACGCCTGAGCACCCGTTCGGATACTCGCGCTACCGGTACTACTTCGCGTTCCTCGTGGCGGTGGTGCTGTTCACGCTCGGTGGCCTGTTCGCCCTGTACGAGGCGTGGCACAAGCTCCAGCATCCCGAGCCGATCGAGTCGTGGAGGTGGGTGCCGATCGTCGTGCTCCTCATCGCCATCTGTCTCGAGGGCATGAGCTTCCGCACCGCGATGAAGGAGTCGGCGAAGATCCGCGGCAACGTGGGCTGGGCGAAGTTCATCCAGCGGTCGCGCTCGCCGGAGCCGCCGGTGATCCTGCTCGAGGACTTCGGAGCGCTCGTGGGCCTCGCGTTCGCGCTGTTCGGCGTCTCCATGACCCTGATCACTGGCAACGGGCTCTGGGACGCGGCCGGCACAGCGATGATCGGCACGCTCCTGGTGTGCATCGCGCTGGTGCTGGCGCGGGAGACCCGCGAGATGCTCCTGGGAGAGGCGGCGACGCCCGAGGACATCGCGAAGATCCGTCAGGGCCTGGCCGACGCCGGATACGCGGATGTCATCCACCTGCGCACCATGCATCTGGGCCCCGAGGACGTGCTGGTGACCGCCAAGGTCGCGGTCGCGCCCGGCAGCACCCTGGAGACGGTGGCGGAGCGGACGGACGACGCCGAACGACGCATCCGCGCCGCAGTGCCCGCCGCCCGGCTCATCTTCATCGAGCCCGACGTGCGGCACGCCTCTGCCGACGACCGCGCCCAGTAG